A genomic stretch from Heterodontus francisci isolate sHetFra1 chromosome 23, sHetFra1.hap1, whole genome shotgun sequence includes:
- the LOC137382920 gene encoding putative nuclease HARBI1: protein MTCLQMSDRQCQRRLRMPRVAVTHLSALLHDELQPMGFAGHPMPVVLKVTAALNFYTFASFQGPTSVLCGVSQSAVLCCIREVTDALHRRAGDYVRFKTVPESQHQKVLGFGAITGFAQLQGAIKAPVGQPAAFLNRKGFYSLNVQLVCDYRKYFMQVCARFPGSCQDSFILRQSQVPMLFTAPAQIQGWILGDKGYPLQTWSLTLVRNPNSDAEERCNTCHSSK, encoded by the coding sequence ATGACATGCCTGCAGATGTCAgatcgccagtgtcagaggcgactgcggatgccCAGAGTGGCGGTGACGCATCTCAGTGCACTGCTTCATGATGAGCTGCAGCCGATGGGGTTTgctggacaccctatgcctgtggtcctcaaaGTCACCgcggctcttaacttctacaccttcgcatcattccagggacccaccaGTGTCCTGTGTGGtgtttcacagtcagcagtgctctgctgtatcagggaggtcaccgatgccttgcacaggagggccggtgactacgtGCGCTTCAAGACGGTCCCTGAGAGTCAGCACCAGAAGGTCCTCGGATTTGGGGCCATCACGGGATTCGCGCAGCTGCAaggggccatcaaggctccagtcgGACAACCAGCCGCATTCctgaatagaaagggcttctactcactcaacgtgcagctagtatgtgactACAGGAAGTACTTCATGCAAGTGTGTgctcgctttccaggcagctgccaggactcatttatcctgcgccagtcccaggtgccaatgctcttcactgctccagctcagatccaggggtggattcttggggacaagggctatcccttgcagacatggtccCTGACGCTGGTGAGAAACCCCAAcagcgatgcagaggagagatgcaacacctgccacaGCTCGAAATGA